From Pseudomonas fluorescens:
TAGCAGATCATCATGCCGATCCGCCCGACGGCGGTGTCGACCACCGGAGGCGGCGCATCACCGGCGGTGAAGATCAGTTTTTCGCGGTCCCACAGGTGCGCCTTGCGATACACCGTCAACCGCCCGCTGGGCTCTACCAGCGCGGCACTGTTGGCTACGCGTCCCGCGCTCAGGCGCTCGCAGAAGCCTGCGACGATGATGATCCCCAGCGCTTGCGCGAGGCTTTTCCACAGGCTCAGGGTCGGACCGTCGCGTGTCTCGGAGGCCTCGTGGGCTTCCTCCAGGTCCGTGAACATGTAGCCGCTCTGAACCAGCTCAGGCAGGACGATCACCTGCGCGTTAAGGCTGGCCGCTGCGCGAATCGAGCGCTCGGTCAGCGTCCGGTTGTAGTGGGTATCGCCGATACGCGGCGCCAGTTGATGACAAACCACGCGTAGCAGGGTCACGACAGGTCTCCTTCCAACGCTCGCTCACTGGCTTGCACGGCCCGCGCTTCGGCGGCGTGGTCGAGGTGGCGGCTCATCATGCAGTAGACCATTGCCGAGACCGCCAGGCCGACGACGAACGCAACATCCGCGCCGCCCAGCATCACGCTGATCGGTCCTTGATAAAAACCCAGCGACATAAACGGAATCATTGCCGCCAGGCCGAGGAAATAGGCAATGAGCCCGGCGCTCGACCAGCGCCCATAGATACCGGCCGGGTTGAAAATGTCGCTGATTGCGTAGTGCCCTTTTCGTATGGCATAGAAATCTGCGAGGTTGACGGCTGTCCAGGGCACCAGGAAATACAGCATCAAGAGGACGAAGGTGTTGAAGCTGTTCAGGTAGCTCTCGGGGATGCTCAAGGCAATCACAAAAATCACCGCGGCCACCAGGCTGATCCCAACGATGCGGCTCCTGATCCGCGGCTTGATCGGTACAAAACCGTCAATGGCACTGATCCCGGTGAGCATCGCGCCGTAGCAGTTGACCGCCATGATGCCGACCAGCGCGGGTACTGCGATCAACACGGTAAAGGTGCCAAACCCCGGAAGCAGTTGGTTGCCCACGGCCTGTACGCTGCCGATGGCGTCGGGCGAGGGCAGCGCCGAGGCGAGGAAGGCCCCCAGCGACATCAGCCACAGCGCCGAGCCGGCGGCCCCCAGGTAGGTCCAGAAGATGACGCTGCGCGACGGCGTGTTATGCGGCAGGTAGCGCGAGTAATCCGAGACGTAGACGGCGTAGCTGATCTGGTAACCCGCGGCGGCTGAAAGCTGGATCAGAAAGGCCGACCAGGAAAAATGTGCGTCGACCACCGCGGTGTCGGCCTGCAGGTACATCACGGCGGCGACCGTGAGGACCGCGAACACGCTGATCATCACGTAGGTCAGCCAGCGTTGCACAGTGTGCAGGAGGTCGTGGCCGATCACGGCGACCACCACTGCCAGGATGATCATCAAGGCGTACCACGGTGCACGGTTGCCGGGCAGCACGGTATTGATGGCGTCGGTCGCCAGGATCACGTTGAACACGTTAAAGCCGATGTACACGAACACCACGGCGATAAAGGGCACGATGGCCCCGCGCAGGCCGAACTGTGCCCGCGACTGGATCATCTGCGGCAACCCCATGCGCGGCCCCTGGTTGGCATGGAACGCCATGGCAAACGTGCCCAGGCCCACGCCGATGACTATCGCCAGGATCGCGTACACCAGGCTCAGCCCCAAGGCGGCGCCGGTAAACCCGGTGACCAGGGTGGTCAGTACGAAGTTACCGGTGAACCAGAACGGCGCCTGATGCCAGACCTTGCCGTGGCGTTCATTGCGCGGCACGTAGTCAATGGAACGGGTTTCGATTTTCAGCGTAGCGGAGGGCGGGGCAGCCGATCGGTTGGAGGGCGCGTTCATAGGCATCACGGTCTGTTTTTATTAAGTGAGGCTACGAAGAGTCTTGTAACTAAAAAGACAATTGAATCGCTATTCGCAAATAATCACTTCACGAATTTCTGAACTGATTGCCTGAAGCCTGCTGACACAAGGCCTGTATGACGCATCAGTTTTTTATTCCCAAGTGATATAGAGACATTTCCTACAACTAACTACGCTGAGCATCTCAGCCGTCGTATTCGCCCTTCGCATTGAAGCAGTAGGTGGACGTCCTCATTTCATGCCAAGGATGATGACCATGTCTGCTATTCCCTCTCGCAGTAAAGGTGCAGCGCGCTTGCTTGCCAACGATGTCACTGCACTGATTCCAGACTTTCCTTTTCATTACGCCCGGTTTCTTGAGACGGCCGCCAGTCAGGGCACGCCGTTGGCGCGGGTATCCCACCTGGCGTATGGCAGCCAGGTATTGATCGTCGGGGGCGGGGTCGCCGGCCTGGTGACGGCCTATGAAGTCATGCGCATGGGGTTGCACCCGGTGGTGGTAGAGGCCAGTGAC
This genomic window contains:
- a CDS encoding nitrilase-related carbon-nitrogen hydrolase → MTLLRVVCHQLAPRIGDTHYNRTLTERSIRAAASLNAQVIVLPELVQSGYMFTDLEEAHEASETRDGPTLSLWKSLAQALGIIIVAGFCERLSAGRVANSAALVEPSGRLTVYRKAHLWDREKLIFTAGDAPPPVVDTAVGRIGMMICYDLELPEWVRLAALAEADLLCAPVNWPDGPRPVGERPAEIVRVQANAAVNRMFIAACDRYGEERGVNWVGGSVIVDADGYPLAGAASQPMEQQWVADLPLAQARNKSISDHNHVHRDRRPGLY
- a CDS encoding purine-cytosine permease family protein, yielding MNAPSNRSAAPPSATLKIETRSIDYVPRNERHGKVWHQAPFWFTGNFVLTTLVTGFTGAALGLSLVYAILAIVIGVGLGTFAMAFHANQGPRMGLPQMIQSRAQFGLRGAIVPFIAVVFVYIGFNVFNVILATDAINTVLPGNRAPWYALMIILAVVVAVIGHDLLHTVQRWLTYVMISVFAVLTVAAVMYLQADTAVVDAHFSWSAFLIQLSAAAGYQISYAVYVSDYSRYLPHNTPSRSVIFWTYLGAAGSALWLMSLGAFLASALPSPDAIGSVQAVGNQLLPGFGTFTVLIAVPALVGIMAVNCYGAMLTGISAIDGFVPIKPRIRSRIVGISLVAAVIFVIALSIPESYLNSFNTFVLLMLYFLVPWTAVNLADFYAIRKGHYAISDIFNPAGIYGRWSSAGLIAYFLGLAAMIPFMSLGFYQGPISVMLGGADVAFVVGLAVSAMVYCMMSRHLDHAAEARAVQASERALEGDLS